The DNA window tcgatgtgtattggtggtgtattgatgcatatcggtatgtattgtaggatatatatcgatacgaaaggattttaaaaatttcatgtatcatatcgatgtgtatcgtatcggtcggctaaatttaagatacgtatcggagggtatcgtatcggtatcggagatacttaaaaccatgtatgaaactcttttttctttttgatagaaATTATATGAAACTTTAATGACTCCATATCTATCCAAGTTATGTGATTTGCTtgtaccccaaaaaaaaaagttatatgaTTTGCTTTTAGGAGAAAAAACATTATAATGGCCAATGGTGAGAGAGACATTATGGTCTTTTTGTGCTTGCTTGTGTTTATGCATAGACAACACACAaggttctttctctttttcctgtAATTATTTTTAGGGGAAATGAATGCTTCCTCATTGCTTAGggtcactgtctatgtgggggCTCACATAGGCATAAAAAAACAAGTGGAAGAGTGGGCCTGTGTTTGGGACTGTTGCCCTTGCACCGACATTTGCACCTttgtctctctcctttcttccctAGAAAATGACCTCTTTATCCTCATAGATTTTTATCCTCATagattgaagagaaaaaaagagctCTAATTGGTTCCTGTGCGAATGTATGTGGAGCCACATTCACGTAGAGAGAGCACCTCCCCATTATTATTTTTGCTTCCTTATCTACCTTCTCTAATTACACGATGACTATTAAGGTCCCATCTACTCTGCCATCTTACGTGAAAGCCAAACGAAAAAAGAGAAAGCcacaagaaagagaaatttgataTAAGTAGAAATATTTCCAATTCACTGTTTCTCTAATAATATCCACTTTTCCAGCACGGTAACTAAATAAAGTAACGAGACTGAAACACAGTGGAGTTCATCATCTTTATTGTTCATGAAAGATACAGCTTTCTTACTATTAAGCATATTGGCAATTCCCATAACCTGCAAAGACCAGAGaggataaaatataaaaattgctCTTTTTGTTTCATATTATTTCAGAAAAACCAGAGCAAAAGGCTTACTTGGGTCACTGATTACAATGAGACCAGAATTCTTGAAGTCACAGTTCCAATGGTTCCGTCCCCTGGACTGGTAGTAAATGTTCATGGCTAAAGAGGCATGGTTCATGAGATTATCTGGGTTGGAGCATGGACAACCTCTTCTCAGAATACTGCAATCCGCATTCGAGCAAGCGTAATCAATGTTTTCTTGTAGGATTTTTGGATCTGACGAAGGCTTGGCCACACACCAAGTTTTCTGCAACACCATTAGAACCCCAAAATGTTAGATCAATTACATCAAGTTCCCACTTTTAGTACTATATTTATGTTTCAGTGAGGTGCTTGGGCTACATGCCTGTCCTTTCACCAATTTCAGGGTTCCACCTGCAACATTTCACAGAAATAGATCATAAGAACAGTCATAGTGATTAGAATTCGTAAAATAGAGGAAAATCCAATTGAGATCTTGACGAATTTAAGAGAACAATTGGTGAACCTAGTCTGGTTAATTATGAAGAACAGGGGAGAGTCcatgaaaaaaaatcctagtTTAGATTAGATTTCACTACCACAACTGTGGATAATGGAAGAAGTTGCAAATGTAAGATAACCCAGTTCGGATCTAATGAATTGGGCTCCCCAATATATATTTGTAAGTAGAAAAATCCAAATCGATTCttaattcaagaaaaaccaggtcagttagttaaaaaaaaactgtatTAGATTTACTGAATTGTGACTCTGGTTCACTTTCCATAGAAAAGAATCTTATAAAAGCGTAAAAAATCCTGCTAGAAACACAACCAAATCCAGATTTTGTTAAACTAGTTATTTAATCAACTACTCAATCGAGATCCAACAATGCAGAAGAACCAAAAGAGTACGAAGAACAGAGTACAACAAAATCAGCAAAGAATTGGAACTTAGATGCCAAAGAAAGTGGAAAGTTGAAAGTACCTGAGTTGAAGGACGAGAGCAAGAGCGCAGAAAGGAAGAGAATGTGAAGAGAGAGAGCTACAGCTTTAGCCATTCCTGTGATTGTGTAATGATGAATCAAATAAGCTGTGGACTTTGTGGAAAGAGAGGAGGGGGAGATTTGATATATAAAGTGGAAAGAAAATTGCAGTAACGGCTATATTTCATGGGTGCTTTAATGGGTGTCTGTTGAAGAAACGGCAAATGAAAGCATATGATAGGACGAACCCgatttctctctttatctttaTTCTTCTGTTGTTGCCAATAAGGTCACCTATACTCGACGACTCCACTATCACATATCACTTATGTTTGAAAATTGTCTATAGTCGCTGAACTGGTACGATGAGCATTGAGTATTGGGTGGTTGCAAGTATCTTGGGATGTTTGTTCTGAGGCTCTCAACCATCCGATACTCACCCCACTTCACGGCTCACTGCAAAGGATAGCTGCCAATAAGGCTCAGTGAATCTGATAAATGGAGGTTAAAGAAGTGATTAGTCCACCCGTGGGTAACTGATCCAAATCACGTGGTGGAGATAAAAAGGAAtaagtgggaagtgggaagtgggaagtgggaagtgggaagtgggaagtgggaGGTATTAAATTACATAAATACCCCACTTTAATGTCCAATCCTTTTTAACAGAAATTTACAACTTAATTAGCTTTGTTATTAGTGATTCGAAAGAGGAAACTTCATGGATTTGTGTGTCAGAAGTTAGAACCGAAAGGTTTCCTATTTCGTGGGCTGGGATCTCATTTATCTTTTAGAAGGCCACCGTTGTCTTCCTTTCAATGGTTTCACCACCACGAATTGACGTTTCACCTACAAGGTGATATGGAATTCCAAGATTGAGTTACTTCATCTTCTTGAGAAGAAAGTGCAAACCCTGTTTAATCTTGATAATTAACTTTCATTAGATATAAATAGATGCcgaaataaatatataataagggCAAAACTTTTCAGAATGGACTGTTTTGATAAGCTAATCAAAGTAGACGAAATTCttacaggaaaaaaaagagcaatTATCTAACACTTGGTAGATTAGAAGGGTCTCATATTTTGTGGACTGATAGATCAAAATgtctatatttttttctttgggtaacGAGGTCACAAGGTCTATGATCATTTGTGAAATTTCAAAACAAGTAGtgtctccccctccccctccccggAAGGAAGTTTACTAAGATTGAGATGAAACATGTGTACAACCTAGGGCCTCTGGCTCATAGAGTTGAGAGAGCCAAAGAATGGAATATGACCAATCTATTTAACACACAATAGATAGAGCCTTCCGTGTAAGGGGATCCACATCCGTGTTTATATTCCTTGAAATACACACAAATGAAATAGATTCAAAAGAAGCACTTAGTAGTAGTATTTCCCTTAGAATAGGTGAAATCTCTACTGTTGGCGTGCAGGTACTGTCATGAAGGAGATCAGCAACATCTTTACTATTTCTACTACCAGCCTAGTGACTCCCATCTTTGTGGCATGGGATAGGGTCCAACAGATCTATAGAGACAATGGCTAATATCTCAGGAACCTGTGTGGTCATACGCGTAAAAAATGGTGTCAGGTTATGATGTGTTCTTTAATATCGCAATAGCACACGTCAAATGCCAAAAAATGAAGTTGTCACCTAAGAtgatgggcctaggacccaaaatCCATTTCTCCCTTAGGAGAGAGGAATCTATGACTCATTGCCGGATAAGGTAATGGTCCACGTTTAAATCTATGGACAAATGTCAATTTAGGaggtgggaaggtgttaggcacccgtCTCGCCTTACCCCAAGGTCGGTCTCCTTTTTATTTAGGCTTGTGTATACCCTACTTGCTAAGTTATTGTCAGgtcataaataaaagattagtctAGGTCGAGTCAACGTATTTTATCCGAACCAAGTTTCTGGGTTTAGGTGTATCAAGTCAAAGTGGATTCAAGTGTGTATATTGGTATACATATGACAATATGATGATCAATTGGATGTTAAAAATGGAAAGAACATACATACTCAAGGAGAATGAGCAAAATAAGGCAAGCAAGTGAAACTATATCATACTACATAGAAGAGGAATGGAAAAAAGCTTGGCAATCAAGGATATGAGACATTGAATATGGGTTGGGATAATGGGCCAGCCCTCCCATCATTCATTATTTGGAAATCAGATCAATGCACATATACTATGGGCTGGTATTGTGGGCCAGCCATGTCCATTATGCATCCTGGACTATGTTTGGGGATTTGGGGTACATCTTCACTTGCTTGAAAATTAAATCAATAAAGaaacaatgaaaagaaaatttctgaAATAAGGTTTTGTTTTGCACACAAATTGGAATGTTGGGCTTTAGGTGAAAGAATCTAGTCATGAATGGACTGAAAAAATGTTATGGGCTCTGCTATATTTGACTTGAGTGGGCTCACAATATCAAGAACTAAGACATGCCAtgaggtttaaaaaaaaaatgatttagaaGAAAAACGGAGGTAAAAAATCTCTTAGCCTCAGGACTcatgattgaaaataaaatcattttttagaaGGAGACACTAGAGTCCGAATTGATGTGACCATGCACGCGCAAGTTCTTGATCAATTAATGACCATGGCCCATGTCTAAGTGGCgtttgaaaaaaatgattttttgaaagaaaaatcgATTTGTCTTTTGAAATCTGAAACTTGCATTtcataatttgtgaaataaacaAAATGATTTTGAAACTAATCTTAAAAACATATCTACATGCCACCATGACCTTCTACCAATAAAGAGAGGAAATAAAGTGGGAAGTACCATTGGTTTAAAAATTGAACAAATGGAACCTAATCATTATTTTGAAATCCAAATTCAGGTCACCCATTTATGATGCCATAGAAAATCattaaatgatgaaaatgaattCCAAAGTCAATTTACATGGCCTATGACAAAAAACAGGGacattttcaaaatcataaGATTGACAAATTCAAAACCAGCTTATATAATGTACAATTGCaagaaatgtttttttctttagcCATAGGAATGATGATGTGAATTCTAAATTCAGTCCACCTAATGTGTAATCATATGGCGCACTCACAATCATCAAAATAGAGACTAAGAAGGAAAAGGGTTTTACTTAATAATCGGAGGGACATTGGATTATACAATTCTATCCTAAGACGTGAAGAGATGACATAAATTCTCatgaaataaatattataaaatcTGAGATGTCATGAGACTATTGAATTAGATAAAATTTCCTAAGTAAATGAATTCAACAAATAATGTTCAAGAAATTGAAGAGATCATAACATGCCATCATTGAATTTGAACCtactctttagctcaagaaagATTCAGGCAAGTCTTTTTGGCAATGAATGAGTTTAAAATGGATCTTCAATAAATCAAAGAGTGTAAACCATACCATtgttaaaaactgaaattattcTTAGTTCAATAGAATTAAAGGGATTAGAGGGAATCTCAATGGGATTTAGCAAAAATACTCAAGAACCTAGAAGAAAAAATTAGCCATCCAATTTCTTTATCACTTCACAATAATACTCGGATCCTTGTGGTAGGGAATTCAGGTTTGAGTACTTCTTGTATGTGGCCTTTCATTTGGAAATCAAATTTGCATctcaaatttcttaattttttttggaaaaattattaaatagtggtttaaaaacaaaagacaaGGTAAGTTGGTTTCTTAGAATCGTTACAAAAAAAAGTTGGTTTCTTAGAATTGATGACTCTTGTGTTTTTTCTAAACctgaaaaggaaataaattgacatttgattattttcttatgttttttataAATATGAAAAGCAAACAGATTGACATTTGATTTTTATCTTGTGCTTTTAGAGTTGCATTTGATTCTTTTCTTGTGCTTTCTCAAAAAGAATTTGAGCTGCAGGGTTATTGGGATTAAAACTTGAATACATCCATGTTGACTCCTTATTTCACTTCTTATAAACTTTTGCAAGATCTCAATCATCTATGCGGAAggatgttttgtttttgttatctatgcttttcatatatatatatatatatatatattttgtggaATCTATGTTTTCCATTACTTTCTACTTTTGGAAGGCTACAAATATATGAGTTGCTTCTAAATCATCTCCTAACCCTATAACAGTTTTGGAAATTATCAATAAATGGGTCCATGATTGtcaaccttttcttttctccccaaGATACTGTTCCACCAATTACCAACCCTTCACTACTAATTGAATACCATGAGCTATTTAGATACATATCTTACACTAACATTTGTGAGGGAAGCTTTATTAAGGATAAAGATGAAGCAGGATGGGACTCCATTATGGCTTATGACAAATCTTATATTGCCATTTCTTTGGACTATGGGTATACAGGGAGTACACAGGAGTAGGGGTGTCATTCGCTCTGGTCGGGCTGGGTCGGTCTTGGTCAGGCCTAGCCAAGCTTCTCCTAATTAGATTAATCGGGCTATATTCGGGCCTTAAACGGGGTAATGTATCAAAAATAAATCCTTAAACGGTCTTTAATTGTCTTTGATTTaagaatttttaataaattttattaaatgatcaacaatttagaaaaaggtttaaacttaattaaattcaataattgataaaaatatccaTATATTCCCTATTCTatctaaagaaataaaaaaatacataaaaatggCCAGGGGCTAAATGTGTTGAGCCGAGTAGGGCTTGTAAACAGGCTGGGCCGGTCGGGCGCCCATCGGtcttaccccttgcaccatatactacctgtttataaatgggTCGGGCCTGAGCTTGACACATTTAATAATTAGTGCAGGCTGGGCTGCAGTCTTTAAACAGTCAGGCTCGATCTGTCCAACCGGTGCGGACTTGAGATTAACACCCTACACAAGAGGCAGAGGCTCAAGCTATCCTTGAAGTACTTCAAAGGGCAAGAGAATTAGAGGCTGAAACCATCAACTTCTGGACTGTCGAAGTATGCTAGTTTGGCTAATCTGTAATATAGAGATTAGCCATGGAAGATTTCCACAGTACTATGAGACATTAAAAGTGTGTTTAAACTATAAAGTTATGTATTAAAGCAAGTTAAGAATCATATTTCCTTAGCGCATTGCATACTGGAATAGAAAAACTGAGGTCATATGTATctaaaaatgttctcttttctttctttgtttgataagaaaaaaaaaaaaaaaaccaactcaaatatcaattttgaatttgattaaaGACATTTTGTTAgctattaagggtgtcaattttgaaccaaaattgaaaattgaaattgaaccaaaacaAATCGGTTTGACTTTGGtttcaaaacaaaaattatGTTCTCAGTTCATTTTGGTTCTGATTTCAAGGCGAAACCGTTAGATCGAATAGACTTATCCATTTTTGAACTGGATTACACATAGGTCTTTTAATGTTTAATCAATGTGGATAATGGTTctattcatttttaattttcgAAAAAAATTTGACGGATTATGATCCTAACAAATACAagtgtcttttttattttattttttatcaatgtCTTGATGAAGATATAAAATGTTGACCCAAACACCTAAAGTATGGCCCAAGCCAAAAATAAATTGGACCAAAGTAAAATAGTGAACCaaatataaatttaaataaaaatcaaaccatatCTATTCGATTATGTTTTAGAAAACAGGCTCTTCTATGGtttaatttggtttcaatttctatGTGTTGTAtcttgaaccaaatcaaaactgaaataaataacaaaaatcgaaccgattaacatCCTTAagttaaagtaagaaaaaacaagtgtatatcatatttttttttttggtaacgaaGTGTTATCATATcgatggagaaagaaaaggtCAACCCTTTGTTTTTTGGAGGGTAGCCAATCCAT is part of the Macadamia integrifolia cultivar HAES 741 unplaced genomic scaffold, SCU_Mint_v3 scaffold2541, whole genome shotgun sequence genome and encodes:
- the LOC122066706 gene encoding major pollen allergen Ole e 10-like — protein: MAKAVALSLHILFLSALLLSSFNSGGTLKLVKGQKTWCVAKPSSDPKILQENIDYACSNADCSILRRGCPCSNPDNLMNHASLAMNIYYQSRGRNHWNCDFKNSGLIVISDPSYGNCQYA